DNA from Grus americana isolate bGruAme1 chromosome 6, bGruAme1.mat, whole genome shotgun sequence:
TcacccagccctccccagctcccaaaTCTGCCCCTTTTGGTATTCTCACCTCAAATGCAAAGGagtgctgctgggtgctgagAATGGGAGCACCTCATCACTGCCGCCCTGGGGGGTGGCCAACCCCTCCTGAAGCTGCTCTCACCCCCCCAGCCCAACCCTGGTCCTAAACATTAGTGCAGCCTGCAAACAGCCTCGTCCTGCTGGGGATCCcggagggagcaggcagccaggGCGCTCCTCAGTGCCCTGCTCCAGGAGCcaaggtggttttgggggtgatGGCAGCACAGTCCCCCTCCttgcctcctccttcttcccccaggttGGTGGGGACAGGACAGGCGGTGCCATCCCAGCACTGGATGTGCAGGCAGAAGGGAGGTTGTGCGGGATGGATTTTTGGTGCTCTGGGCTCCTGGGGCCATGGCTGAGACTCCCTTTTGCAGGGGGAGGTCAGGGAGGCACCCTGTGTCCCCCTCCCAAGCTGACCCTCACCCTGCAAAAGCATCAGCCTGAAAGACAAGGTTCATGGGGAGCTGCTGTCCCTCTGCCCACTCCCATCCCGCCCTGGCAGCACGTCTCCTTTCTCTGCAGCCAAAGGCTTTCAAGTTTTGGGaaatcaaacaacaaaacaaacaaatgaacaaaaaaaaaagcaagaaagagagagaaggagggaagggtCCTGGGGAAGGTGGTACTGGCCTACAACAGTCAGGAGGTTTTGCACGGGGATTGGCGAGCGGAGGAGATGAGAGACAAGTGGCAACAATGGCGACCTGTGGCCCTTGGGGCTGGCACAGggtcctcctcctcttccacctGCCTTCTTCACCCATTCTTCACCCCACCTTTACTGCACCAttagccccccccaccccagtcaAACTGACCGTGCTCCATCAGCCCCACTGAGCCCAGAGGGGTCCCTCTCTCGGCCCTAGCACTGTGCTCCCCTTCACCAATACAGGGGTCACTTCGctcctgcaggtttttttgggggacaGATCTGCTGTTGGTGGCACCCCCTTCTTTTCAGCAAGGGAAGACACCTCAGCCACAGCTCCAAACATGCCCCACCATGGGATCTCCATGGAAGTCCATCGGCAAAACTCGCCCCCACCATAACTCCAGGGGAAATAACCACAGGACATCCAGTCCTGCCCTCAATTGGGGCAAGTGTCCTTGTGGGGGGACTGCAGGATGCTTGGGGGAGCGATGCTGTGCCAtgggaggctacaggggtgcCCAGTCCGTGATGGAGAGGACCCTCCACCAGAGCCCCTTGGCATCGAATCCCCCTTGTCCCATCCCTGCTGGGTAGGACCCACTGGTGCTGCAGaccccctttcctccctgcccagctccatcAGGCTCAAAAGGGCTTTTCGGGGTGCAGACACCTTCCCCCTGAGACTGGCTGTGTCCTTTGTGCAGTGCTGGCTGCCAGCTCCAGCCGTGGCAGTGGGATGTGGTCCCCAGTGGGTGTGTGTTTGCCCACTGGGATTGGAGTGCCCAGACCCCACAGCTcgctttcctttccttccttccttcattgCAGGATCTCCTCCCAGCACCAACATCCTGGAGGCCCTTGTCATGGGGAAATGAGAGGCAACAGTCccaaaatcaaatgtaaaaaaataaaaacaacaaaaaagtcaGGAAGGCAGCTGAGGGCTGTCCCAGCACGCCTGAGGCAGTGGGTCTCCATGGCGTGGTGCCTGCTGTCACTCAGCAAGGAGCTGGATCCCAGGTTAAACGTGAGGGCCAGTCGCAGGATCATACTGCAGGGTGGCGGGAATCAGCCGTGGCAATGTGAGCAGTATCCTCAATGTGAAAGGATGGAGACTGACATTTTCCTACCCATGGGAAAGGCTATAAACCAGCCTTAACAAAAATCCAAGACAAAACAAAGtgtaggtttgtttttttttttcccctggagcaaactgcttttttggctgtgaaaaaaaaaaattaaaaatatatctccATAGTTGGTCTTCCTTGTGGTGGCAAAGGGTGGTGAAGAGTTTTGGCCCCGATCCCCCTGTCCCCACACAGGGATGCTTCAGTGTGGACAGCAATGGAGTATCTGCGGTGTCAGCTCGGATGCAGCCCTTGGCGTCGGCAGGGCCCTGATCCCACAGGCGCTGATGCTCCTCTGTAACTCTGCTCCCGTGTTCAGTCTGGCAGGTTATTATGCTTTTTTGGGAGGGGGCAGCATCTCTCCCCCTGCTTACAGTTAAGCCCTCCAGATTGCAGGTTTCAAGGCGAAATTTTGCAAGGAGGAAAGCCACgtccgtgcacacacacactcgcACACATGCACAAATGCTTCCACACCTGGATGGACAACAGTCAGAGTTCCACTTGTCCAAAAAGATTTCTGACCTCCTGTTTGAGAGGAACTGGATGGAGAAGGGTGTCTTTCCTTTTTGGATGATTTCTTTTTGAAGTCCACGAATATTTCTGGGGGGAGGTATTCGTGCCGTTGCAGGAGCTGTATTTCCCTCCCCAGCTCATCTCCAGACACGAAGCCAGCAGTCCCACTCCTCCTCCCAACGTGTCGAAATCTGCCTGGACCTCGGGCGGTCGTTTGAGACTGAAGTCAAATCAAATTGACTCGAGTGAGTCCCAGCGATGTGGGGAAGAGACTCTGGAGGACTGCAGCGAGGAGGGGGAACACTGGTGGCCGCAAGGTTTTCTCTCGAGACCCTTTAGAAAATGACTGgctaaactgaagaaaaaaccccaaaattaacCCGCCTGAAACCCGTACTGGAAAATCACCAACTCGGAGAGATTCCTGCATCAGGGTGGCCTCTGCTTGCGGCAGGGGGGCACAGGTGGCATTGGGGAGAGGCGCAGGATGGCGGAGCGGCCGCGGCAGGTTTGTCTCTGGCTCTGTCCTTTCCTTGCTGAGTCCTTGTTGTCAAGAGGCTGCTGTAGATTCCGagtcctcttttcttttcttttcttttcttttcttttcttttcttttcttttcttttcttttcttttcttttcttttcttttcttttcttttcttttcttttcttttcttttcttttcttttcttttcttttcttttcttttcttttcttttcttttcttttcttttcttttcttttcttttcttttcttttcttttcttttcttttcttttcttttcttttcttttctctttttactttacttctttctttccctttctctttttttcctttttattcctttctcttttttcgtttccttcctttctattttttcttttcctttctttttttcttcttacatgAGATGAAAAGAATCGGAGTCCCGGGGCGCGGGGAGGTGCGGAGGGGAGGGTGAAAGGGAGCCTGGGTAGGTAGTGATGGGGCGGAGGGAGGGGATGCGACTTCACTCCACGTTGCTGCTGTCAAATGCATGGCACTGCAGGTCTCCGCTCAGGTAGTCAGTCCCTGGCAGCTTCATGCCATATTTGTCCACACACCAACACAACCCACGCTTCCGGCCTCGGGAGGGCTTGCACTGGGGAGACACCCAAGGGCAGAGATCAGGAGCTGGCCACCAGACGCCCTGCGGCTCCCTCGCGCTAGGGATCCGGATCAGCCCTGCGCTTCGCCCCTTTCACCCCAGTGACGCAATCCCCTGGGTAGGACCTAGCTCCTGCGCTCTGCTTTCAGCACATCTCCATCCCCGCTGCTACCCCAGCCCAGCGCTCTCtgacttctcctcctcccacaccagctccttcaggctgcttgcctcAGACCAGACTGCACTCGGAGCCATCAGCAAGGCCACCCACCACCAACTGTGCCTGGAGATGCTCACAGCAACCTCCCCACCAgcccagcagaagaaaaacttccACCCTTTCCATCCAGAGCAGCGGACCCTCCCTGGGTGGGAAGCATCCCTCCATGGGGCTCTTTCTTACCTGCTTCCTCTTGTAGAAGCCTTTTCGGTCGCAGTTGGGGAGGTGGACAGCGCGAGGGACCATCCGCTGGCTGCTCTTGAGCTCCTGCAGGGATGCCTCCATGTGCCTGCGGCAGGGGCCCTGCAAGCAGGGAGAAGATGGAGCATGAGAAGGGAAGTGCCCTACAGCAAGCCTCCAGCTGCAAATGCCCCCAGGTCCCCTGTCCTCCCCATCAGCACCCACTCCCCAGGGGGACGAAGCCTTcccgcagccccctgcccacGGGAGCCCCGTGGAAGGAAGGCGAAGGCACCCACCAGCTCAAACTCTTGCCGGAGCTCGGGGATGACAACGCGGGGGTGTGCCGTGTTCTCCGCCATGCCCACAAACTTGGCCAGGGTCAGCTTCTTTCTGCGGTCCTTCTTCAAGGCCTCAGCCTTCAGCTCAGAGAGACGCCCGTGCTTGGGCCGGTAGGCCTTGGGCGGGTAGGTCTCCTCTGTCATCTCCGACGTGGTCGGCTCCTCATGTTCTCGGGACTCCCGTTCTGGAAGGGAAGGGATACCAAACTGTCAGGTCTCCATGAGCTGACTGCGGCTTGCTTTTGCATGGAGAGCCTCCTGCCCAACCCCAGAGGACATCTTTGCACCAGGCAGGACGGGAACAAATGACCAAAGAAAtccctttcccagctgctgcctaCAGCCCTTGCTTTATCCCACTGTGTGGGACTTGGCATGGCTTTCGTGTGACCCCCCGAGCTCAGGACAGGAAGATGTCTGAGGGCGCAGAGGAGCTAGGGGTCAGGATGGACTCCTACGTACAAGGCCACCATTGTTTGCAGCATGTCAGTGGAGGACTGGTGGGAGGGTTATCCCAAACCCAGAAAGGACCAGATGATACACAAAATGTGGCAGAGAAGCTCCTGTTTAGCCATGGTGAGAGGATTAAGTGACAAATTCACACCAATCCCGCCTTGCAGATGGAAGAGTAAAAGCCAGGGATGCTTGAAGATGAGACAACTCCAAAATAAAGGTCAatcccacagcaaagccaccacGTGGTTGGGCAGACATTTCGGCAGCGATGCTGAAGATGTGGCTGACAAGTGCTGGGATCTCCAGGGTCCTCAAATCTGCAGCCCCACGCTCATGGGACCGAACCAGCCCTTGTCCACTGGCATCTACTGAGCAGCTGGCAAAGCCCAGGGTAACGCTGCCAAGCGGTGCTGCCTAACCGTAGATGCCACCAATAGTACTGATGGCAAGGGAGGAGCGCGTATAGGCTCTGCCCGCGGCACTTGCTTTCCTGTACACCCCCTGGATTGCCCCAGCATGACCTGTGCCAGCAGGATGCAGTCAGGAGCCCTGTGCAGTTATATATAGGAGAGAGCTGGTGACAGTCTAAACTTAGATGACTTGTGACATTTAGTACAGCCACCAGAGTGAAAAAGGGTTATTTCTGGACTAAATTTGAATAGAGTTTAAGGCTCCTGAGGCTCCCGGTCTTCCAGTCCCTGGTTCCCAGCAGCCTGGCACTGATGCCAGGTTTGTGCTGGGGCCAGCGGGCAGGCATAGAGGAACCCACCGTGGCGGGAGGCAGAGCACCAGGGCAGCTGAAATCCCTCCCTGCACCATGTCTCCTGCAACTTCGATGCCAGTGAACCCCGCTCGTCCCCTCCGCAACACTACGGTGAAGACAGCAGGGCACCAATTCTgcccctccttctccctgcagacTGGCAGCTCCCCGGAGCCCAGATGCACCCCCATGGGGAAGGAGGatggctctgctgcccaggggtgcccaggggtgCCCTGGGAATGCCTGGCGAGGGGGGACAGAGGCGCTGCTCAGTGGCAGATGGCAGCACCAGCCCATCACACACAGCCCTAGCGGGGTGGCCTTGGAGGTGGCCAAGGGGACGGGCTGGTCACTGGACGCCCAAGCCTGCCACGGCTGCCagtctcccctccctccttgccaAGACAGACCTGCCTTCTCCCAGCAAAACTGGAAAGTTTTCCATGGCCGcttattttattaaagcagactttatttcttctctttccacaAGAACAGAGTTGGGTCTGCATCCCAGACTTAGCATCCTCTTAACTGCCCACAGCAATGTAAATAACCCCATGCACCGTCCACAGGACTCGCACGTACCCCCAGGATGGGATTCTCTTGCCATTTTGCCCCGTGATGCTcatatgtttggggtttttttcttgctgcaggaCTCAAAGGCCCACACAGGTTGGGGCTTCTCTATTATAAGGGAATGACAGACAAGCGATAGGGAAGAAATTGATTAAATTGGGAATGACCTTGTCCCCCAGGAAATTACACTGTACAAGGTGCAGTAGAAGAGCATCCTTTGCTACAAGGATGTTGCAGCAATCCGAGGTTCGAAGG
Protein-coding regions in this window:
- the IGFBP5 gene encoding insulin-like growth factor-binding protein 5, which gives rise to MLLRLLVLLGACPGLSRCLGSFVQCEPCDGKALSLCPPPPLGCELVKEPGCGCCLTCALPAGQPCGVYTERCARGLRCLPRQGEEKPLHALLHGTAVCLSEKSYREQAKAERESREHEEPTTSEMTEETYPPKAYRPKHGRLSELKAEALKKDRRKKLTLAKFVGMAENTAHPRVVIPELRQEFELGPCRRHMEASLQELKSSQRMVPRAVHLPNCDRKGFYKRKQCKPSRGRKRGLCWCVDKYGMKLPGTDYLSGDLQCHAFDSSNVE